A window of Auraticoccus monumenti contains these coding sequences:
- a CDS encoding DUF3152 domain-containing protein: MLVAVLLLALPGAIIGVRTLGAAQQPQAADVPPLPPPSAATPTPTGTGGSEEATSTTPGPDQDAEDVPDPDPSEKAPKTPSVPASGPQEYVTVDRPTRPGSRSGQLLRYRVLIEENLDLDPGDTGGEIAATLDDERSWTGDGSVRFQLVEPGDAVDFTVYVVTPGTTDVLCAPLQTRGEVSCRNGDNVVLNAKRWVLGAKAYGDDITNYRRYLVNHEVGHRLGYDHVDCPGEGEPAPIMLQQTKGVGACEPHPWVKSSDR; the protein is encoded by the coding sequence GTGCTCGTCGCGGTGCTGCTGCTGGCCCTCCCCGGGGCCATCATCGGCGTCCGCACCCTGGGCGCGGCCCAGCAGCCGCAGGCCGCGGACGTCCCCCCGCTGCCCCCGCCCAGCGCGGCCACCCCGACCCCGACCGGGACCGGCGGGTCGGAGGAGGCCACCAGCACCACCCCCGGACCCGACCAGGACGCCGAGGACGTGCCGGACCCCGACCCCTCGGAGAAGGCGCCGAAGACCCCGTCCGTGCCCGCCTCCGGGCCGCAGGAGTACGTCACCGTCGACCGTCCGACCCGTCCGGGCTCACGCTCCGGCCAGCTGCTGCGCTACCGGGTGCTGATCGAGGAGAACCTCGACCTGGACCCCGGGGACACCGGTGGTGAGATCGCGGCCACCCTCGACGACGAGCGGAGCTGGACCGGTGACGGCTCGGTCCGCTTCCAGCTGGTGGAGCCCGGCGACGCCGTCGACTTCACCGTCTACGTGGTCACCCCGGGCACCACCGACGTGCTCTGCGCACCGCTGCAGACCCGCGGCGAGGTGTCCTGCCGCAACGGCGACAACGTGGTGCTCAACGCCAAGCGCTGGGTGCTCGGCGCGAAGGCCTACGGGGACGACATCACGAACTACCGCCGCTACCTGGTCAACCACGAGGTGGGCCACCGGCTGGGCTACGACCACGTCGACTGCCCGGGCGAGGGCGAGCCGGCGCCGATCATGCTGCAGCAGACCAAGGGCGTCGGCGCCTGCGAACCGCACCCGTGGGTGAAGTCGAGCGACCGGTGA